tgattttttaaatgatcaaagtcaagaagtatttgatataattaagcaaaatttgatcaatatataataattattgagttcatatttaataatttttttaattataggGTCTTTACGAAAAAGTTACTGAATTTCCATGAACACATACAATATATGATTTAGATCCACCCCTAGCATGTTACAGTGACAAATCTAGAGTACAACCTACATGTTCATTAGAACTCAATAACTTTTGCTCATagtaatatatacataatagaATATTTACTAAATATCTATAGATATGTGATTATAAGCTCAATTATTATTGTATATCATCTTGAGATCgcttttaaaaaatcataaaaaactttaaattctgCTATTGGTGAAGGAAGATATCCAACAGTGAAGGCCCTCTCTGTTTTCAACTATGAAATGTCtctaaatatttttcacatgAAAACTTGAAACCATTATCCAGAATTTATGCTATTGGTGGGTCATATATATAACTGGTATTTACATCAAATCGAAATcgaataaattaaattattatcgTTAAGTGATTTAATAAGGTGGGAAGGCACGTTAATAAACCTTAGTTAAGTGATAAAAGGCAATATACAAACACATCTATTAACTTAGTGTataataagaattttttttaatatttaactttaAACTCAATTATTATTAGTCTATTAACTTGAGATTGTTTCAAGAATGCATAAACTTTACGAGAACTCATTAGCTTTTGCTCATATATACTctgtatacatatatacaatacCAAATTCACTAAATATCTATAAGTATTCAATTATAAACTCAATTATTATTGTATAATATTAACTCCAGATCGTTTTAATaacccataaattttaaattctgaaCCCGTCTTTATATACGgtgcaactttttttttttggtgaaaatgaCTAGCTAAATGTGCATATTTTGAGGTTGTTAAGCCTAAGAAGATGCCTATCAACTTTGCTCCTAGTGAAGAAAAGATATCCAACAATGAAGGCCCTCATTGTTTCAACTATGAAAAAAgtctctaaatatttttttgttatttttgacaTGAAAAATTGGAACAACAACATCCAGAATTTCTGTTATTGGTGGGTCATATATTTATCCAAATTGTGCCTGTAATTGCTCTTTCACTTCCTTTTCTGTCTATCTTggaatggagaaaaaaaaaaaagttgtgccCCTTGGTGTTCTCAGAGGCAACTTATGTGCAATTTGAGAGCAATGATTCTATGTGTAGATACTATTTATGAtatcattaaaatataaattcttATCTCACATTCTATcccatataaaaataatatatagttttatGTATAAGTTAAGTTAGATCAAAATATGGCATTCTATTTGGACGTATGTACGAAAAAAGTCTCATATTACTAgtggaaaaattgaaaacatatgCATGCGATGTGTGGATATATTCTTAGTGGTGTGATActttctgaagaaaaaaaaaccctgCAATTTGACCTAAAGCGGACAATATTGCATTATGTTATAAGAGTTCTTTTTTATTGACGTAGCTCAACAACTGATGTTAGAGCCAATAATTTGACTAAATGAATATGTAGATGACAGAGAGATGGTGTGGAGCTTTATTTACGACGTTTACCGTGTTGAAGGTAGTTTGAAGACACACACGTATGAGAATAAGCTAGCTTTGAGCTCTAATGTTTATAAATGTTTGGTCACATCGATGGTATACAATGAATCTCGAAAATTAACCCATGGAATATGGTAATGTATGTCACATGAAACTAGGTTTGATGGAAAGATTGTTATAATTTGATGTATGAATAAAGTCTCACATTGATAGCTAAGAAGATTGTAAAGTATCATATACGTTGTATCGATACTATTAATTATGAGGCCTTATGAAAGAATGTGTCTGAAGAGGGTAaagtgtacgcaaaccttatcCTACCTTGAAAAGCAGAGATGCTATTTCCGATAGACCCCATTTCAAGGAAAAACAATACAAAGTTGTTCAGAAAAAAAGTGACGAAAGTGAAAAGAAGTCATGACAAAATACTATAGAAAACATGATAAAGCAGTCTGAAAGAAGGAGTAGTAAcgtaactacaaaaaaaataatacaataatcaaaatataaaaaataataaaaatcaaaggGCAAGAAACTACCAGAGTAATATAACCAGCTTAACtcaacatattattttattaattaattacatagATATCATATACCAAACACTGTACaagtatattataattatttatataatatacaaaattttataatgaGAGTGGGGAAGTTTCAACTtgaaaagaactaaagaaaGAGTCTCTCGAGTTCCAACCTTTCTTTCCTCCACCATAAACTGTCGGATCGTGTGTTTTCttgtttctttgttttgtttattagtAGTTCAATGTCAACAATCTAATTATTCAttgtttaattcttttttaatattattttcatgattttgtaCATAAATTAATAtctatattgaaaaaaaaacgcAGATAATTACTATATTACTCCCTcagtcccaatttatgtgacacttttcatttttcgagagttgaacagtttaagtttgatcgggAGTTTACGTatggaatcttcaatttttttgaaatgaaatttatatatttgtaaactacgtaaaaagtgcTATAagtaacaataattaataattcaaaatgtttaaaacatttatgaaaaaaagataaacttgtttgaatttcgAAATTCGAAAAGTGTCACATGACAAAATGAGATGGGGGGAATACCATTTATGTATTAAAACACATCTTGGATTTGATTAGGTCAACTatcagttttttctttttttagataAACTATCATCATCTATGCAACTAGGTGTGTTTTAGCACATAGATCAATGGTGATAGTTTAAGTAGGAAAATGAAACAACTGATAATTAAAGATGAAAACACATCTATGTATTAAAACACATCTCGAGAAGCTAATTAATCCAACTATCAtttcaatcttcttctttttttgaactATCATCATCTACGCAACTAAGTgtattttaatacataaatgATGATAGTTCAAGTATGAAAATAGAACAATCGGTGATAGTCCTGATAAGAAAAGAGAACAACTGATATTGAAAAAGACGAGTTCAGATGTGTTTGTGACCATAAACTCTTGTTTTTTAtaatgttctttcttgattttgtgCATTAATTATTATCTATATTGAAAAGACACAGACAAGTGAACAAATTTAGGTGAAagagcatatatatatactatggtgaagtgacattttttaaaattttcttgataAAGACAGTAagataaagttaaaaataaagcTCCTGGAATccagtaaaaaaaaaagcatgaaACTAGGCAAAGCAAAGTGGTTCGTGAGCTCCAAGTATtattatatctatttttattgAGCTTTCTCTAAAGTAAATAACTGTTTTAGCTAAAGTGACATGCACACAAAATCCCACATTCTCGTTTACaggaaaaaaatgatgaaaattgtgttaaatttttatttttttttgagaaatgaaatgGGGTTAAATGTCAAAGTTCATTAAGTTTGTATATAGCTTGGTGCACAAAGTTTTCACTATACATGAAACAATTCTACTTTGTTTTTACGGCCTGAGTGATCTCTTAGTTATATAACGACAACTCTTACCATTGATTAATTAGTGCATTGTGGTTTAGTTCAAGTGACAAATGTTGAGGGACTTATGACGTACTTACATcatgtgagctaaacgtggTATTTAAGTAGAGAAGGATAGTAGAGTTGTAGTTGGTTAAAGATAGATAGAAAAGGTTAGAGAGTTTTAGCTGTTGAGGTGGTGTATTGATAGGTGAGACCAATAACAACAAGAGCAACAGAAAATTTAGGATTGACACCAAACGGATTTCTCGATTATAAAAAGCTGGCAATGTTAATGATTTAATGATGGACTAATATGATCCAAGTTAATTTGACAACTAGACATTAGAGCaaagtaagaaaaatatatcTCTAATTTGACTTACCTAcctttgttttattaggaaaattatcaaatttgaAGACATGTTCATGAAGTACATGAATTTATGTCCAAAATGATATAAGCAATGAGTTTGGTGGGGGACACATAACACAAAAATGAGAAATCATTATTGGGTAGTAATTTGATAATAAATCTCCATAACTATCAAATGATTCATTgagattatttttcttaacaattAGAGAAATAGAAAGACATTCATTGAATTTAGAACTTTAAATCAATAGATCTTGAGTACTATCACTACCTAACTACTCTTTTAAGACAATGAGTGTGAACTTACTATAAGTAtgtattctttaaaattattcaaaCTATATATCTAGCTCAAGTTATGTGCTTGCACCTAGGGGGTAAAATTCACAAATACCCACTTTTCAACCCTTGTAATAGAAAAATAGTCGCTGCCATAGAGTTTCAAAATTCACATGTAATCGAAAAATAGTCGTTGTTATAAAGTTTCGAAATTCACAAGTGAAACTCCGGGATATCGGCACAGAACTTCATCTatggaatttgaaattttatgacAATGTTTATTTTTGAAAGACAGAGCCAAAAAGTGACCAGTAGACATTATTTCTACGCACATAAATCACTATCAACTACAAAAAAGTATAAGTCCAATAGGATAAATAAAAGGAGGAAAATAACAGATGAAGTAGTCGAGGTATCCTCAAGCTGACCTGGGCACTAGCATTACCCAAAAATAAAAGGGCAAGTGGAAAATGAGACTAAAAGAAGTATTATAAGAATTAAGAAAtgtataacaatataaacaattTTCCCCTTTATGTACTAAATTTCATATTTGGGATCATTTAAAATATGCATAATATCACTTTATTTACaagccattttttaaaaaataaaaagctaCACATCCATCCTCTTTATAAAATGGTCCTCTTCCCCTGCATTtgctcttaaaaactcaacttacaCTTCCAAAAACTCACAAACACAAAGTGAAAAACACCATGGAATATGCAGAAATTCGTCGTTCGTGTGACAATgtagttgaagaagaagattatATAGACATGGAAGtaagttcaaattcaaacatATTTTCACAATTCACAAATTCCCCTTCTCAAGCTAGAGAATTTGAATTCCAAATGTTTCCAAATTCTATTGATAAAGACACAACAACTTCACCAGCTGATGAATTATTCCATAATGGAAAACTTCTCCCACTTCACCTCCCTTTTGGTACAACACAAATGGTAGAGAAATTACTTCAAAATCCTATTAAACATGTTCATGGAACTCGAAAAAACGATGTTTTTGATGAGTCTTTTAGTACTCCTTTGTTCACAACCACTACTAATACTCCTACGAGTAATAACACTCCATTTGAATCATGTAATATCTCTCCCGTTGAGTCTTGTCAAGTTAGCAGGGAACTCAATCCGGAAGAATACATGTTCGAGTATTCAGCTGATGCAAACAATGTATTTCCAGCAGACGATGAGAATACAAAAAGGTCATGGGCTAAGAAACTCAAGCAAATAAAGAATTCCACGTTTGGTTCTAAACTTAAGTCTTCGCGCTCTTATCTCAAGTCTTTCTTTTCCAAATCTGGTTGCTCGAACGAGTACTCTGCAGCTGCTTCAAGAAACATCGAAAAAGGGCCTTTTCCAATAGCTAAAGAAGGTAAGAAAGAACCATTTGGGCAAATTCATAGAGGTGGTGCAAATTCAAAAGGggtcaaaaaagaaaatgatcgCGATCAAGATATCAGAGGTCGACATAGAAGGTCATTCTCAGGAGCTATTAAAAGATTTTCGACAACTAAATCATCTTCGTCTTCATTTTCATCGTCAACTTCTGGCTCCTTGTCAGCTTCAAGCTCGAATAATTCGAATGAATTTCAAGAAATGCACTTCTTCAAGAGAAACAACAATTCATATTCAGATATAGAGAACTCAATTCAAGCAGCAATTGCTCATTGCAAAAACTCTCAGCAAGCTAGAAAGACAATAACTGACATTGGAGTTTGTTCATTGTCAGCTTCTAAAGTGTTCACTGAAGAACAAGAAAGACCTGGACTCTGCAGGGGAtaatcttttcctttttttaatgataattgTGGCTTAcatgcacctcgactaattgCACGAGATACCTGTCACCTTCCACCAGCAACAGACATCAGGCAACTCTGTCTATCAAGGCTAGGGCAGAcggaaagaaatcacctagggTTTTTTCTTGTAATCGTTTCTTCTTTTACTGGAGgaattgaaatgaaaataacttttaagttaTCTTATTATATGATTGCTTCTTTCTTTCACAATTTTGTGTAATAAGCCTCTATGTAGATTAGCAATACTTGGCTTTCCAGAGCATAACTCTGTTAGAAAATTTGTGATAAATGCCAAATGAAGGTTTTTCTGGTACATTATTCCACCGAGTACGTGTTAGTTGCTACTAGTACACGTATCGAATAACTCTGACTATGAAACCttagaaaatcaaaagaaatcacctagtctTGTTTGTCTTTACTGGAATTTAAACCTTGAATGAACTACTTCATGCAAAGAGTCATTTTCTCTAGGtgatcatttacaaatgacaaATAGAGAGTTGCATATCATTAATTAAGGAATTATTCTACCATCAagaacctatgttgctcggactcttcaaaatgTCGTTAGATGTGTGTCAGATCCTCCTAAAGCTATCcattttggaggatctgac
The DNA window shown above is from Solanum stenotomum isolate F172 chromosome 6, ASM1918654v1, whole genome shotgun sequence and carries:
- the LOC125868995 gene encoding probable membrane-associated kinase regulator 4 translates to MEYAEIRRSCDNVVEEEDYIDMEVSSNSNIFSQFTNSPSQAREFEFQMFPNSIDKDTTTSPADELFHNGKLLPLHLPFGTTQMVEKLLQNPIKHVHGTRKNDVFDESFSTPLFTTTTNTPTSNNTPFESCNISPVESCQVSRELNPEEYMFEYSADANNVFPADDENTKRSWAKKLKQIKNSTFGSKLKSSRSYLKSFFSKSGCSNEYSAAASRNIEKGPFPIAKEGKKEPFGQIHRGGANSKGVKKENDRDQDIRGRHRRSFSGAIKRFSTTKSSSSSFSSSTSGSLSASSSNNSNEFQEMHFFKRNNNSYSDIENSIQAAIAHCKNSQQARKTITDIGVCSLSASKVFTEEQERPGLCRG